A part of Biomphalaria glabrata chromosome 3, xgBioGlab47.1, whole genome shotgun sequence genomic DNA contains:
- the LOC106065290 gene encoding vasodilator-stimulated phosphoprotein-like: MSSEVPIISARASVMIYDDSNKKWIPSGTSQGLSKVQIYQHTGNNTFRVVGRKITDHEVVINCAIIKGLKYNQATPTFHQWRDSRQVYGLNFASREDAENFSQAMLTALETLNSQFRPGPPHQPPQPPGNIYAQAINSVNGPIEQDDRAHREEVTTHKRQMSGGGGMRDSYPITQEPVPQAPPQPPPTSAPPAPPAPPSAPPAPPAPPAPPAPSGVPPPPAGGPPPPPAGGPPPPPPMPSGGLQQISGGGGAGVNQGGFAAALQGAKLRKTQKPEEKEPVPAVADRVSGTNTTGRSGSSTGVTAATSGGGSSGGGHIDMMSEMQLKLKARKAKSDQGDADTPPPAFPIPSSSPEVRRPWESNNRNGTGPRQGQTNGSESPKPVRKRIPSPSGQDTPSLANDSATPLSGEMETLKQELLAEMRKEINKMKNDIIEAIRLELGQR, from the exons ATGTCAAG cgaAGTACCTATCATTTCAGCGCGGGCGTCTGTAATGATATATGATGACTCTAATAAAAAATGGATTCCAAGTGGAACATCCCAAGGTCTGTCCAAGGTTCAGATCTACCAACACACAGGCAACAACACTTTCAGGGTTGTAGGAAGAAAAATTACTGATCATGAG GTGGTGATCAATTGTGCTATAATCAAAGGACTCAAATACAACCAGGCCACTCCTACATTCCACCAATGGAGAGACAGTCGGCAGGTCTATGGACTCAACTTTGCCTCACGTGAAGATGCAGAGAATTTTTCTCAAGCTATGTTGACTGCACTAGAGACTTTAAACT CTCAGTTTCGTCCAGGACCACCCCACCAGCCTCCCCAGCCCCCAGGAAACATTTATGCCCAGGCCATTAATTCAGTGAATGGCCCCATTGAACAAGATGACAG AGCTCACAGAGAGGAAGTCACAACACACAAACGTCAGATGTCTGGTGGTGGAG GTATGAGAGATTCATACCCAATCACTCAGGAACCAGTGCCACAAGCCCCGCCACAGCCACCACCAACATCAGCACCTCCAGCTCCTCCTGCACCACCTTCAGCTCCCCCAGCTCCTCCAGCACCCCCTGCACCACCTGCACCCTCTGGGGTACCACCTCCACCCGCTGGTGGGCCTCCACCTCCACCTGCTGGTGGGCCTCCCCCACCTCCACCTATGCCCTCAGGTGGTCTTCAACAAATAAGTGGAGGGGGTGGAGCAGGTGTGAATCAGGGAGGTTTTGCAGCTGCCTTACAAGGAGCCAAATTAAGAAAAACACAGAAG ccTGAAGAGAAAGAACCTGTTCCTGCTGTAGCAGACAGAGTTAGTGGCACCAACACAACAGGTCGAAGTGGAAGCAGTACAGGAGTAACAGCTGCCACCAGTGGAGGTGGGAGTAGTGGGGGTGGACACATTGACATGATGTCTGAAATGCAACTGAAGCTCAAAGCCAGAAAGGCAAAGTCTGACCAG GGTGATGCAGACACTCCTCCTCCTGCCTTTCCCATTCCTAGCTCCTCTCCAGAAGTACGTCGTCCTTGGGAGAGCAATAATCGAAATGGAACTGGCCCACGACAAGGTCAAACCAATGGTTCAGAATCACCAAAGCCTGTTAGAAA gagaattccttCTCCAAGTGGCCAGGACACCCCAAGTCTAGCCAATGATAGTGCTACCCCATTGAGTGGAGAAATGGAAACACTGAAACAGGAGTTGTTGGCAGaaatgagaaaagaaataaataaaatgaaaaatgacaTAATAGAAG CTATACGACTTGAACTAGGACAGAGATAA